One Jannaschia sp. GRR-S6-38 genomic window carries:
- a CDS encoding aminopeptidase P family protein, translated as MFQSFDVTARPEVAPPRVAKLRAWLAAHELDAFLVPRADAHQGEYVAPCDERLAWITGFTGSAGLAVIGRDRAAVFTDGRYTVQIRAQTDPATFEIRKWPGETVAAWLGERLPKGARVGFDPMLHTVREIEKLRAVDGVELVPAQNGVDAVWDDRPPRPREPVTAYPTELAGKGDETKRAEIAAALRDAGAKSAVVTQPDAICWLLNIRGSDIARSPLVLAFAVVHADGSVELFSDPAKFDGLGPDPAITLHEWDAFADRLRALDGPVLIDPATAPWAVADALGDRALQGTDPIALPKARKSEAEIAATTEAHLRDGAAMVRFLRWLDEARPDAATEIDVVRQLEWFRRDTNALREISFETIAGSGPHGAIVHYRVNKETNRKLDTDSVLLVDSGGQYIDGTTDITRTVPLGFPPADIAHAFTRVLQGMIAVSRARFPVGVAGAHLDALARAPLWAEHRDYDHGTGHGVGVYLGVHEGPARISRVSTIPLEAGMILSNEPGYYREGEYGIRIENLIVVRPAEPLPGGDPEREMLRFDTLTWVPIDRRLIVAALLSPDERTWLDAYHAGVLERLAPRLAGPDLDWLTRMCAPI; from the coding sequence ATGTTCCAGAGCTTCGACGTCACCGCCCGCCCCGAGGTCGCGCCGCCGCGCGTCGCGAAGCTGCGGGCCTGGCTGGCCGCGCATGAGCTCGACGCCTTTCTCGTGCCCCGCGCGGATGCCCACCAGGGCGAGTATGTCGCGCCCTGCGACGAGCGGCTGGCCTGGATCACGGGGTTCACCGGATCGGCGGGCCTCGCTGTGATCGGGCGGGACCGGGCCGCGGTCTTCACCGACGGGCGCTACACCGTACAGATCCGCGCGCAGACCGATCCCGCGACCTTCGAGATCCGCAAATGGCCCGGCGAGACGGTGGCCGCCTGGCTGGGCGAACGCTTGCCCAAAGGCGCGCGTGTCGGCTTCGATCCCATGCTGCACACCGTCCGCGAGATCGAGAAGCTGCGCGCGGTCGACGGCGTCGAGCTTGTGCCCGCGCAGAATGGCGTGGACGCCGTCTGGGACGATCGGCCCCCGCGCCCGCGCGAGCCGGTCACCGCCTATCCGACGGAATTGGCCGGAAAGGGCGACGAAACGAAGCGCGCGGAGATCGCGGCCGCCCTTCGCGATGCCGGCGCGAAATCCGCGGTCGTGACGCAACCCGACGCGATCTGCTGGCTGCTGAACATCCGCGGCAGCGATATCGCCCGCTCGCCGCTGGTGCTGGCCTTCGCGGTTGTGCATGCGGACGGATCGGTCGAGCTGTTCTCGGACCCCGCGAAATTCGACGGCCTCGGGCCGGACCCGGCGATCACCTTGCACGAATGGGACGCGTTCGCGGATCGGTTGCGCGCGCTGGATGGTCCGGTCCTGATCGACCCGGCCACCGCCCCCTGGGCCGTGGCCGATGCGCTGGGCGACCGCGCCCTGCAGGGCACCGATCCCATCGCCCTGCCCAAGGCCCGGAAATCCGAGGCCGAGATCGCCGCCACGACCGAGGCGCATCTGCGCGACGGCGCGGCGATGGTCCGCTTCCTGCGCTGGCTGGACGAGGCGCGCCCGGATGCGGCGACCGAGATCGACGTGGTCCGCCAGCTCGAATGGTTCCGCCGCGACACCAACGCCCTGCGCGAGATCAGCTTCGAGACCATCGCGGGCTCCGGTCCGCACGGCGCGATCGTGCATTACCGCGTCAACAAGGAGACGAACCGCAAGCTCGATACCGACAGCGTGCTGCTCGTCGACTCGGGCGGGCAATATATCGACGGAACTACGGACATCACGCGGACCGTGCCGCTGGGGTTCCCGCCCGCGGATATCGCCCACGCCTTCACCCGCGTCCTGCAGGGGATGATCGCGGTCAGTCGCGCTCGCTTTCCCGTGGGCGTCGCCGGCGCGCATCTGGACGCGCTGGCCCGCGCCCCGCTCTGGGCCGAGCATCGCGATTACGATCACGGGACCGGCCACGGCGTCGGCGTCTATCTCGGGGTTCACGAGGGGCCGGCGCGGATCAGCCGGGTCAGCACGATCCCGCTGGAGGCCGGCATGATCCTGTCAAACGAGCCCGGCTACTATCGCGAGGGCGAATACGGGATCCGGATCGAGAACCTGATCGTCGTCCGCCCGGCCGAGCCGTTGCCCGGCGGCGATCCCGAGCGCGAGATGCTGCGCTTCGACACGCTGACATGGGTTCCGATCGACCGCCGCCTGATCGTCGCGGCCCTCCTGTCGCCGGACGAGCGCACCTGGCTCGACGCCTATCACGCCGGCGTTCTGGAGAGACTGGCGCCGCGTCTGGCGGGGCCGGACCTCGACTGGCTGACCCGGATGTGCGCGCCGATCTGA
- the cobT gene encoding cobaltochelatase subunit CobT: MSKLSDNPADPFKKALAEATKTLADDPELAVTFSVDPPGQTNDSVRLPQVSRRMTREEVLLARGTADAYALRHRHHDSAVNARYLPQGNMARELYDAMETARCEAVGARDMPGTAGNIDAKIGVETARKGYGEITDKAQAPLAAAAGYWIRQAATGRPLPRGAENVLELWRGFIEEATGDRLENLQDVLGDQQAFARLSRQLIEDLGYGDQLGDDPDAEDDEDEDGQTEDEEQQPDSTGEDDDQEQDDEATPEQSQESQDDAAQADVSMDDMADQEAGEEAQMPDADEAMEPPAPPPVSDADPNYTVFTTQFDEIVGAEDLAEPAELERLRAYLDQQLEPLKGAVSRLANKLQRRLQAQQNRSWEFDLEEGILDAGRLARVVANPTTPLSFKMERDTEFRDTCVTLLLDNSGSMRGRPISIAAICADVLARTLERCGVKVEILGFTTRAWKGGASREAWLKEGRPQAPGRLNDLRHIIYKSADAPWRRVRPNLGLMMKEGLLKENIDGEALEWAHRRMLGRPEARKILMVISDGAPVDDSTLSVNPANYLEKHLRDVIAMVEKRRAVELLAIGIGHDVTRYYDRAVTITDVEQLAGAMTEQLAALFDSDPRARARVMGMRRAS; the protein is encoded by the coding sequence ATGAGCAAGCTCAGCGACAACCCCGCCGATCCGTTCAAGAAGGCTCTGGCCGAGGCGACCAAGACGCTCGCCGACGATCCGGAGCTGGCGGTCACCTTCTCCGTCGACCCGCCGGGCCAGACGAACGACTCCGTGCGCCTGCCGCAGGTGTCGCGCCGAATGACGCGCGAGGAGGTGCTGCTCGCGCGCGGCACGGCGGATGCCTACGCGCTGCGCCATCGCCACCACGACTCCGCCGTCAACGCCCGGTACCTGCCGCAAGGCAACATGGCGCGCGAGCTCTACGACGCGATGGAAACCGCCCGCTGCGAGGCGGTGGGCGCCCGCGACATGCCGGGCACGGCGGGCAATATCGACGCCAAGATCGGCGTCGAGACGGCGCGGAAAGGCTACGGCGAGATCACCGACAAGGCGCAGGCCCCGCTGGCCGCCGCCGCCGGCTACTGGATCCGGCAGGCGGCGACGGGCCGCCCGCTGCCGCGCGGGGCCGAGAACGTGCTCGAGCTCTGGCGCGGCTTCATCGAGGAGGCGACGGGCGACCGGCTCGAGAACCTGCAGGACGTGCTGGGCGACCAGCAGGCCTTCGCGCGCCTGTCCCGGCAGCTCATCGAGGACCTGGGCTACGGCGACCAGCTCGGTGACGACCCCGATGCCGAGGATGACGAGGACGAGGACGGCCAGACCGAGGACGAGGAGCAGCAGCCCGACTCGACCGGCGAGGATGACGACCAGGAACAGGATGACGAGGCCACGCCCGAGCAGAGCCAGGAAAGCCAGGACGACGCGGCCCAGGCCGATGTCTCGATGGACGACATGGCCGATCAGGAGGCCGGCGAAGAGGCGCAGATGCCCGACGCCGACGAGGCGATGGAGCCGCCCGCCCCGCCGCCCGTCTCGGATGCCGATCCGAACTACACCGTGTTCACCACCCAGTTCGACGAGATCGTGGGCGCCGAAGACCTGGCCGAGCCCGCCGAACTGGAGCGGCTGCGCGCCTATCTCGACCAGCAGCTCGAGCCGCTGAAGGGCGCCGTCTCGCGGCTGGCCAACAAGCTGCAGCGCCGGTTGCAGGCCCAGCAGAACCGCTCCTGGGAGTTCGACCTCGAGGAGGGCATCCTCGATGCCGGGCGGCTGGCCCGCGTGGTGGCCAACCCGACCACCCCGCTCAGCTTCAAGATGGAGCGCGACACCGAGTTTCGCGACACCTGCGTGACGCTGCTTCTGGACAATTCCGGCTCGATGAGGGGCCGGCCGATTTCGATCGCGGCGATCTGTGCCGACGTGCTGGCCCGCACGCTGGAGCGCTGCGGCGTAAAGGTCGAGATCCTGGGCTTCACCACCCGCGCCTGGAAGGGCGGCGCGTCGCGCGAGGCGTGGTTGAAGGAAGGCCGGCCGCAGGCGCCGGGCCGGCTCAACGATCTGCGCCACATCATCTACAAGTCAGCCGATGCGCCCTGGCGCCGGGTGCGGCCCAATCTGGGGCTGATGATGAAGGAAGGGCTCCTGAAGGAGAATATCGACGGCGAGGCGCTGGAATGGGCGCATCGCCGGATGCTGGGCCGCCCCGAGGCGCGCAAGATCCTGATGGTGATCTCGGACGGCGCGCCGGTCGATGATTCCACGCTGTCGGTGAACCCCGCAAATTATCTCGAAAAACATCTCCGTGACGTGATCGCCATGGTCGAGAAGCGCCGCGCCGTCGAGCTTCTGGCCATCGGCATCGGCCATGACGTGACGCGCTATTACGACCGCGCGGTCACGATCACCGATGTCGAACAGCTGGCCGGCGCGATGACCGAGCAGCTCGCCGCGCTGTTCGACTCCGATCCGCGGGCCCGCGCCCGGGTGATGGGGATGCGCCGCGCCTCCTGA
- the cobS gene encoding cobaltochelatase subunit CobS — protein sequence MADGSMDIDVKPTREISVRETFGIDTDMTVKGFEEPSERTPEIDPTYKFDPDTTLAILAGFGWNRRVMIQGYHGTGKSTHIEQVAARLNWPCVRVNLDSHISRIDLIGKDAIKLKDGVQVTEFHEGILPWALRNPVAIVFDEYDAGRADVMFVIQRVLEHDGKLTLMDQNEILTPHPYFRLFATANTVGLGDTTGLYHGTQQINQAQMDRWSMVATLNYLSHDAEAAIVLAKQPHYNTEKGRQTVNRMVTVADLTRTAFMNGDLSTVMSPRTVIAWAQNAEIFRDVGYAFRLTFLNKCDELERQTVAEFYQRCFDEELPESAATLSLG from the coding sequence ATGGCGGATGGAAGCATGGATATCGACGTGAAGCCCACCCGCGAGATCTCGGTCCGCGAGACCTTCGGGATCGACACCGACATGACGGTCAAGGGGTTCGAGGAACCGAGCGAGCGCACGCCCGAGATCGATCCGACCTACAAGTTCGACCCCGACACGACGCTGGCGATCCTGGCGGGCTTCGGCTGGAACCGGCGGGTGATGATCCAAGGCTATCACGGCACCGGCAAGTCGACCCATATCGAGCAGGTCGCGGCCCGCCTGAACTGGCCCTGCGTGCGCGTGAACCTCGACAGCCACATCAGCCGGATCGACCTGATCGGCAAGGACGCCATCAAGCTCAAGGACGGCGTGCAGGTCACCGAGTTCCACGAAGGCATCCTGCCCTGGGCCCTGCGCAATCCGGTCGCCATCGTCTTCGACGAATACGATGCCGGCCGCGCGGACGTGATGTTCGTGATCCAGCGCGTGCTGGAGCATGACGGCAAGCTGACGCTGATGGACCAGAACGAGATCCTGACGCCGCATCCCTATTTCCGCCTCTTCGCGACGGCGAACACGGTGGGCCTGGGCGACACGACGGGTCTTTATCACGGCACCCAGCAGATCAACCAGGCGCAGATGGACCGCTGGTCGATGGTCGCGACGCTGAACTATCTCAGCCACGATGCCGAGGCCGCGATCGTCCTGGCCAAGCAGCCGCATTACAATACCGAGAAGGGCCGCCAGACGGTCAACCGGATGGTCACCGTGGCCGACCTGACGCGCACGGCCTTCATGAACGGGGACCTGTCGACGGTGATGTCGCCCCGGACGGTAATCGCGTGGGCGCAGAACGCCGAGATCTTCCGCGACGTGGGCTATGCCTTCCGGCTGACCTTCCTGAACAAGTGCGACGAGCTGGAGCGCCAGACCGTCGCCGAGTTCTACCAGCGCTGCTTCGACGAGGAACTGCCCGAGAGTGCCGCGACGCTGTCGCTGGGCTGA
- a CDS encoding sigma-70 family RNA polymerase sigma factor: MATRDQIERWLASAALGDRDAFAPLYAATSAKLFGLCLRVLGNRGEAEDALQDIYVKIWNGAGSYRANGLSPITWMAAVARNHCIDRLRARRRRAEDGAMPEEDRLADTGPGPEARAIAQGEARAVAGCLGELDPRRAEAVRRAYLEGETYAELAGRFDVPLNTMRTWLRRSLIALRACLERGT, encoded by the coding sequence GTGGCGACACGCGACCAGATCGAGCGCTGGCTGGCCTCCGCGGCGCTGGGCGACCGCGACGCTTTCGCCCCGCTCTATGCCGCGACCTCGGCGAAACTGTTCGGCCTCTGTCTGCGTGTCTTGGGCAATCGCGGGGAGGCCGAGGACGCGTTGCAGGACATCTACGTCAAGATCTGGAACGGCGCGGGCAGCTACCGCGCGAACGGACTCAGCCCGATCACCTGGATGGCAGCGGTCGCGCGCAATCACTGCATCGACCGGCTGCGCGCGCGGCGCCGGCGGGCCGAGGACGGCGCGATGCCCGAGGAGGACCGGCTCGCCGACACGGGCCCGGGACCCGAGGCGCGGGCGATCGCCCAGGGCGAGGCGCGCGCCGTCGCGGGCTGCCTCGGCGAGCTCGACCCGCGCCGGGCCGAGGCCGTGCGCCGTGCCTATCTGGAAGGCGAGACCTATGCCGAGCTGGCCGGGCGGTTCGACGTGCCGCTCAACACGATGCGGACCTGGCTGCGCCGGAGCCTGATCGCCCTGCGCGCCTGCCTGGAGCGCGGGACGTGA